One genomic segment of Solidesulfovibrio magneticus RS-1 includes these proteins:
- a CDS encoding acyl carrier protein, translating to MQDVKDALRRFIAGHLEEAAARKGRVVTVTDDLYILGEQLLDSLEFLNLLMAVEQRFQLEVDFSDRDIAEVTRFGALVDAFAATAGQGG from the coding sequence ATGCAAGACGTCAAAGACGCGTTGCGCCGGTTTATCGCCGGGCATTTGGAGGAAGCGGCCGCACGCAAGGGGCGCGTGGTCACGGTGACGGACGATTTGTACATCCTGGGCGAGCAGCTCCTGGATTCGCTGGAATTTTTAAACCTGCTCATGGCCGTGGAGCAGCGGTTTCAGCTGGAAGTGGATTTTTCCGACCGGGACATCGCCGAAGTGACCCGCTTCGGGGCCCTGGTGGACGCCTTCGCGGCAACGGCGGGGCAGGGGGGATGA